A section of the Posidoniimonas corsicana genome encodes:
- the nadD gene encoding nicotinate-nucleotide adenylyltransferase has translation MFGGSFDPVHHGHLALARACRDAAGLDEVWLVPAAVQPHKPHGPVASNEDRLTMLRLATDADPTLRVSDLEIARGGVSYTVDTLRAVHADRPDAELYLLMGADTLADLAKWREPEAIRQLASLLVVHRPGEPLPDGEGFTVVEMPLSDLSSSEIRRRVAAGESIDGMTPEQVVSYIADRGLYR, from the coding sequence ATCTTCGGCGGCAGCTTCGACCCGGTGCACCACGGGCATCTGGCGCTCGCCCGTGCGTGCCGTGACGCGGCCGGTCTGGACGAGGTGTGGCTGGTCCCCGCCGCGGTGCAGCCGCACAAACCACACGGGCCGGTCGCCTCGAATGAAGACCGCCTGACGATGCTCCGCCTGGCGACCGACGCCGACCCTACGCTGCGGGTCAGCGACCTGGAGATCGCCCGCGGCGGCGTCAGCTATACGGTCGACACGCTCCGCGCGGTCCACGCCGACCGCCCCGACGCCGAGCTCTACCTGTTGATGGGCGCCGACACGCTGGCTGACTTGGCCAAGTGGCGCGAGCCCGAGGCAATCCGCCAGCTCGCCAGCCTGCTGGTCGTCCACCGCCCCGGCGAACCGCTGCCCGATGGCGAAGGCTTCACCGTCGTGGAGATGCCGCTGTCGGACCTCAGCAGCAGCGAGATCCGCCGGCGTGTCGCCGCTGGAGAATCAATAGATGGCATGACGCCCGAGCAGGTCGTGTCCTACATCGCAGATCGCGGGCTCTACCGGTAG